GGCCCCGACTGGAATGCCGGGGCCGCTCGTTTATAATTCTGCTAATCAGCCGTTAGTCTTTCACGACTTTAACCAGTTGTGACTGCTGACCGGTACTGGCGCGCAGAAAATAAACCCCTGCTCCCTGCTGCCGGACATTCATTTTCTGGCGTTGCCGCCCGCCCGTTGCCGAAACGGTGTGGTGCAAAACCGTCTGGCCGAGCACGTCGGTTAGCTGCAAACGGACCTCCTCTCCCGCCGGTGCCGTAAATTCTACTTCGAATACGTCCGAAACCGGATTTGGTAACACCTGAATTCTGAAAATTTCGGCATTTTCCGGCGTTGCCAGACGAGCCTCCGACGAGCCGGGTTCCGTTCCGTAAATCAGCTGGCCCTGGTAGTAAACCGTGACGCGGCTGTTTTCGGCAAAAGGGGCCGGTGCTTTGTACGAATAATCGTTGCTCAGGTTGAACGCCGTCCAGTTGGATTTTGCAATCCGGTACTGGATGTTACCGGTGTTACTGAGCGGATAGAGTGTACCAACCGCCGGATTGATGTTCAGTTCGAAATACGTATCCGCGCCGGCCCGCACGGGATCGACCGGAACAAACTGCCCCGTCAGGCTGGAGCTGCCCAGTTTGGCGTAATCGATCCAGTAATTCAGGCTGGCGTCACCGTCTTTCGTAAACCAGTAACGAACAGAAAGATCGCCGTATGCCAGGGGCACATTGCCTTCGTTGACCACCTTCAGGTAAGTACTGATCGAATTGGCGTTGGAACCGGAGCTTTTATTCTCCGTCAGCACTTTCACCGCAACCCGGGCCGGAACGGTTTCCGGCTCCACGCCCCAAATCAGGACACCGTTGCGGTAGAGCGTGACGCGGTCCGTGAGCGCGAAACTGGCGCCGGTGTTGTAAGAATAGTCGTCGGTTTCGTTTAAATCTGCCCAGTCTTTGTTGGCAAACCGAGACTGAATCGGCCCTGAGTTCCCCCCAGCCGCTAAATTCCCCGCCGACGCATCAAAACGGTATTCGATGTACCCGTTGGCCCCGGTCCGGGCCGGCGCATCCTGCCGGACATACGTAGCTTTTACCTTGTTGTTTCCCAACTGGGCGTAGTCGATGAACGTGTTGATACCGGCATAGTTTTCCGCCGTAAACCAGTAGCGAACCGTCAGCTCGCTGTACGGCACGGCAGTGGTTCCGTCGTTGATCAGTTTCAGATACGGCCTGATCTGGTTGTTGGTCGCGCCGTTGTCGGCGTTCTGGTACTGCACTTTGAGCTGCGCCAACTGCGAAAGATCGAAGCGGGCCAGCACCGGAACGTGGTCGGAAGTCGTGTTACCGAAATCGCTGATTGTTGTATACGGAGTGCCTACTCCCGCCGAACCGTTCACGTACGCCGGAGCCAGTTCGTTGGATACCAGGATGTGATCGATCACGTTGTCTGCCGTTAAGAACGTCCGGAATCCGTTGTCGCTGAGTACCTTGGTTACGCCGGTAAAACTATCCCGGTCGTCCACAAAAGGCTTATAGGTTGATTCGGTTGTCGGTACATTGGCCACGGTCTGGTCGAGATCGTCGTTGAAGTCACCAGCCAGGATCAGCAGGTCGTTCGGGTATTGGGCCTTAAGGGTATCATACAGAACCTGCACATCGTATTTCCGGCGGTCGTAGGCTTCCTGCGAGTTTGGCGCGCCCTCGTTGGCCTTGGCGTGAATGCCGATCACGTTCACCCGCTTGCTGACCCCGGCCACAGTTACATTAAATTTCCAGAGGTACGGATACCGTCCCGACGCCCAGAAATTATCCGCTTCCGTTGGGTAGTCCGCCAGATTTTCCACGCGTTCCATCAGCGGTTTTTGGGAAATCAGCGTGGCAACGTCCGATTTGTAGAGGATACAAACCCGTTGCGTATTGGCGGGTAAAGTCGGGCCGGGCGTCGCCGGGTTGGCTGGTATTTCGTGCCCGGGGTTGTTGGAAACAAACGGCGAACAATTGCCCTGGTAACCCGGCAACTGGGCCAGCAAGCTCGGCAGGGCATTTTCCGATGAAATTTCTTCCAGCACAACAAGGTCCGATTGCAGGTTTTTCAAGACCGCTGCCGCGTTGGTCACCTGTTGCGCTTCATTGGTCGGGCCATTGCCCGGGCTGCCCAGCCATTCGATGTTCCAGGCGGCCACGTCGAGCGTCAGATTTCGGTCGATAGTTTCACCCGCCGGGGCGTAGGGCGCGGCACCGGGCAGGTCCTCCGTGAAGCGCGGCAGCAATTGGTTGATGGTATTAAAACGACCGACCACCCCGGTAATCGGTGCGGCACCGGCGGGGTTGGTGTTGCCGGGAATGGTGGTGCCCCGATTAACCCGCAACTCCCGCGTACCGGTTGCGTCCTGAAGCTGAAA
This Larkinella insperata DNA region includes the following protein-coding sequences:
- a CDS encoding cellulose binding domain-containing protein, with translation MKNNALLYFIRLYFLFGLLLLTAFKTVAQVSLTSNSLTYTQDFNSLATAGTANAWANNMTLTGWLSNRAVLIAGTGSGNTGGLYSFGAASTAERALGSVASGSANPVLYGLVLANSTGRAITSLQISYTGEQWRTANATAHSLTFGYATGNNLAIDAPVTASPALDFTGPVSVSTASALDGNLPANRTAISGTIIFETPVAAGEQILLRWSDPDNAGADHGLAIDDLSVTATIQGGGTPTPVLSINPTALTGLTTSEGTPSVPRSYTVSGSNLAADVVVKAPAGFEISTGSTYTTTLTLPVANSAVAATAINVRLTGTAQGTFSGTITNASGSASADVSVSGTVFDPNTIASIALARSQPVNTPVSSLPGGKIAGRVTVSNQFNDVAYIQDPTGGIAVFSTAFRNGVQIGDSVQITAGIIGAFNSNKQISGTVQFTNFGSQGPLTPKVVTTAQLPDFEGQLVTVNNAVIRPNTPVASPNPVFVLTPDANFQLQDATGTRELRVNRGTTIPGNTNPAGAAPITGVVGRFNTINQLLPRFTEDLPGAAPYAPAGETIDRNLTLDVAAWNIEWLGSPGNGPTNEAQQVTNAAAVLKNLQSDLVVLEEISSENALPSLLAQLPGYQGNCSPFVSNNPGHEIPANPATPGPTLPANTQRVCILYKSDVATLISQKPLMERVENLADYPTEADNFWASGRYPYLWKFNVTVAGVSKRVNVIGIHAKANEGAPNSQEAYDRRKYDVQVLYDTLKAQYPNDLLILAGDFNDDLDQTVANVPTTESTYKPFVDDRDSFTGVTKVLSDNGFRTFLTADNVIDHILVSNELAPAYVNGSAGVGTPYTTISDFGNTTSDHVPVLARFDLSQLAQLKVQYQNADNGATNNQIRPYLKLINDGTTAVPYSELTVRYWFTAENYAGINTFIDYAQLGNNKVKATYVRQDAPARTGANGYIEYRFDASAGNLAAGGNSGPIQSRFANKDWADLNETDDYSYNTGASFALTDRVTLYRNGVLIWGVEPETVPARVAVKVLTENKSSGSNANSISTYLKVVNEGNVPLAYGDLSVRYWFTKDGDASLNYWIDYAKLGSSSLTGQFVPVDPVRAGADTYFELNINPAVGTLYPLSNTGNIQYRIAKSNWTAFNLSNDYSYKAPAPFAENSRVTVYYQGQLIYGTEPGSSEARLATPENAEIFRIQVLPNPVSDVFEVEFTAPAGEEVRLQLTDVLGQTVLHHTVSATGGRQRQKMNVRQQGAGVYFLRASTGQQSQLVKVVKD